From Eleftheria terrae, the proteins below share one genomic window:
- a CDS encoding efflux RND transporter permease subunit encodes MASFNVSSWSIRNPIPSILLFVLLTVVGLMSFSAMKIQNFPDIDLATVTVAAELPGASPAQMETEVARKIENSVAALQGVKHIYTKVQDSLTTVTVEFRLEKSTQEALDDVRDAVARIRADLPRDLRDPSITKMDLSGLPILTYTVSSKRMDDEALSWFVDNQVSKAMLAVKGVGAVGRVGGVTRQVWVELDPARLQALNATAADVSRQLHDIQQEASGGRADVGGAEQSVRTIATVRTAEELGRMEIALSDGRRIRLDQVARVEDTVAEQRSAALLNGQPVVGFEITRSRGAGEVDVADGVKQALEKLKADHPDVTITEAFNFVDPVVENYDGSMKLLYEGAALAVVVVWLFLRNGRATFVAATALPLSIIPTFLGMHLLGFTVNVITLLSLSLVVGILVDDAIVEIENIMRHLRMGKTPYQAAMEAADEIGLAVIATTFTLIAVFLPTAFMSGVPGRFFVQFGWTAAISVFASLVVARMLTPMMAAYLLKTDHHEERDGRVMRLYMRWAAWCLRHRVLTTLAAAFFFFGSLALVPLLPTGFIPPDDLAQTQVTLTLPPGSTFKQTLAAAEQARQLVQGNPHVKMVYTAVGGGSAGDDPFAQGGGADPRKATLTINLSHRDDRPDLSKQAIEAQLRQALQVVPGARVKVGLGGSNEKYVLVLAGEDGDALAAHARTVERELRTIPGIGNVTSTSSLVRPELIVRPDFAKAADLGVTSAAIADTLRVATSGDYDQSLAKLNLSQRQIPVVVKLQSDARQDLELLSRLAVPGAHGPVMLGNVASLAIESGPAEIDRYDRLRNINFEIELNEQPLGEVEKAALALPSLRNLPPGVIQTSVGDAEAMAELFNSFMLAMGAGVLCIYIVLVLLFKDFVQPVTILAALVLSVPGAFLALFLTQTAVSMPSMIGLIMLMGIATKNSILLVEYAIVARRDRGMTRAEALLDACHKRARPIVMTTVAMGAGMLPIALGIGVDPSFRAPMAVVVIGGLITSTFLSLLVIPVFFTYVDDAVLWIKRHLLRQHHGPERSSTGRRQRSIDAARV; translated from the coding sequence ATGGCCAGCTTCAACGTTTCTTCCTGGTCGATCCGCAACCCCATCCCGTCCATCCTGCTGTTCGTCCTGCTGACCGTGGTCGGCCTGATGTCCTTCAGCGCGATGAAGATCCAGAACTTCCCCGACATCGACCTTGCGACGGTGACGGTGGCGGCCGAGCTGCCCGGGGCCAGCCCGGCGCAGATGGAAACCGAGGTGGCGCGCAAGATCGAGAACTCGGTGGCTGCGCTGCAGGGCGTCAAGCACATCTACACGAAGGTGCAGGACAGCCTGACCACGGTCACTGTCGAATTTCGCCTGGAGAAGTCGACCCAGGAAGCGCTCGACGATGTGCGCGACGCGGTGGCCCGCATCCGTGCCGACCTGCCGCGCGACCTGCGCGATCCGTCCATCACCAAGATGGACCTCTCGGGCCTGCCCATCCTGACCTACACCGTGTCGTCCAAGCGCATGGACGACGAGGCGCTGTCATGGTTCGTCGACAACCAGGTGTCCAAGGCCATGCTCGCCGTGAAGGGCGTCGGCGCGGTCGGCCGGGTGGGCGGCGTCACGCGCCAGGTGTGGGTCGAGCTCGATCCTGCGCGGCTGCAGGCGCTCAACGCCACCGCGGCCGACGTCTCCCGCCAGCTGCACGACATCCAGCAGGAAGCCTCCGGCGGCCGCGCCGACGTGGGCGGCGCGGAGCAATCGGTGCGCACGATCGCCACCGTGCGCACGGCCGAAGAGCTGGGCCGCATGGAGATCGCCCTGAGCGACGGCCGCCGGATCCGCTTGGACCAGGTGGCGCGGGTCGAGGACACGGTGGCCGAACAGCGCTCGGCGGCCCTGCTCAACGGGCAGCCGGTGGTGGGCTTCGAAATCACCCGCAGCCGGGGCGCCGGCGAGGTCGACGTGGCCGACGGCGTGAAGCAGGCGCTCGAGAAGCTGAAGGCCGACCATCCCGACGTGACGATCACCGAGGCCTTCAACTTCGTCGACCCGGTGGTGGAGAACTACGACGGCTCGATGAAGCTGCTCTATGAGGGCGCGGCGCTGGCGGTGGTGGTGGTGTGGCTGTTCCTGCGCAATGGGCGCGCCACCTTCGTGGCCGCCACCGCGCTGCCCCTGTCGATCATCCCGACCTTCCTCGGCATGCACCTGCTGGGCTTCACCGTCAACGTCATCACGCTGCTGAGCCTGTCGTTGGTGGTGGGGATCCTGGTGGATGACGCCATCGTCGAGATCGAGAACATCATGCGCCACCTGCGCATGGGCAAGACGCCGTACCAGGCGGCGATGGAAGCGGCGGACGAGATCGGCCTGGCCGTGATCGCCACCACCTTCACGCTGATCGCGGTGTTCCTGCCCACCGCCTTCATGAGCGGGGTGCCGGGGCGGTTCTTCGTGCAGTTCGGCTGGACCGCGGCGATCTCTGTGTTCGCTTCACTGGTGGTCGCGCGGATGCTCACGCCGATGATGGCGGCCTACCTGCTCAAGACCGACCACCATGAAGAGCGCGACGGCCGCGTGATGCGGCTCTACATGCGCTGGGCCGCGTGGTGCCTGAGGCACCGGGTGCTGACCACCCTGGCGGCGGCCTTCTTTTTCTTCGGCTCACTGGCCCTGGTGCCGCTGCTGCCCACCGGCTTCATTCCGCCCGACGACCTGGCCCAGACCCAGGTGACGCTGACGCTGCCGCCGGGCAGCACCTTCAAGCAGACCCTCGCCGCGGCCGAGCAGGCTCGCCAGCTGGTGCAGGGCAATCCGCATGTGAAGATGGTCTACACCGCGGTGGGTGGCGGCAGCGCCGGCGACGATCCCTTTGCGCAGGGTGGCGGGGCCGACCCCCGCAAGGCCACGCTCACCATCAACCTCAGCCACCGCGACGACCGGCCCGACCTGAGCAAGCAGGCCATCGAAGCGCAGCTGCGGCAGGCGCTGCAGGTGGTGCCTGGTGCACGGGTGAAGGTGGGCCTGGGTGGTTCCAATGAAAAGTACGTGCTGGTGCTGGCCGGTGAGGATGGCGATGCGCTGGCCGCGCATGCACGGACGGTGGAGCGCGAGCTGCGCACCATCCCCGGCATCGGCAACGTCACGTCCACCTCGAGCCTGGTGCGCCCGGAGCTCATCGTGCGGCCCGACTTCGCCAAGGCGGCCGACCTCGGCGTGACCTCCGCCGCCATTGCCGACACCTTGCGGGTGGCGACCTCCGGCGACTATGACCAGAGCCTGGCCAAGCTCAACCTGTCGCAGCGGCAGATCCCGGTGGTCGTCAAGCTGCAGTCCGACGCCCGCCAGGACCTGGAACTGCTGTCGCGACTGGCCGTGCCGGGCGCCCACGGGCCAGTGATGCTGGGCAACGTGGCCAGCCTGGCCATCGAGAGCGGCCCGGCCGAGATCGACCGCTATGACCGGCTGCGCAACATCAACTTCGAGATCGAGCTGAACGAGCAGCCGCTGGGCGAGGTGGAGAAAGCCGCGCTGGCACTGCCCAGCCTGCGCAACCTGCCGCCGGGCGTCATCCAGACCTCGGTGGGCGATGCCGAGGCGATGGCCGAGCTGTTCAACAGCTTCATGCTGGCCATGGGCGCCGGTGTGCTCTGCATCTACATCGTGCTGGTGTTGCTGTTCAAGGACTTCGTGCAGCCGGTCACCATCCTGGCTGCGCTGGTGCTGTCGGTCCCGGGCGCCTTCCTGGCGCTGTTCCTGACGCAGACGGCGGTGTCGATGCCGTCGATGATCGGCTTGATCATGCTGATGGGCATCGCGACGAAAAACTCCATCCTGCTGGTGGAGTACGCCATCGTCGCCCGGCGCGACCGCGGCATGACCCGGGCCGAGGCCCTGCTCGACGCCTGCCACAAGCGCGCCCGCCCCATCGTGATGACCACCGTGGCGATGGGCGCCGGCATGCTGCCGATTGCGCTGGGCATCGGGGTCGACCCGAGCTTCCGCGCACCGATGGCGGTGGTGGTGATCGGTGGCCTCATCACCTCGACCTTCCTGAGCCTGCTGGTGATCCCGGTCTTCTTCACCTATGTCGACGACGCGGTGCTGTGGATCAAGCGCCACCTGCTGCGCCAGCACCACGGCCCGGAGCGCTCGAGCACCGGCCGGCGCCAGCGCAGCATCGACGCCGCTCGGGTGTAG